The following coding sequences lie in one Heyndrickxia oleronia genomic window:
- the dxs gene encoding 1-deoxy-D-xylulose-5-phosphate synthase: MDLLSIKDPSFLKTMNTSQLKELSKEIRSFLIENLSKTGGHIGPNLGVVELTIALHKCFDSPKDKFLWDVGHQSYVHKILTGRADQFTTLRQYKGLSGFPKMCESEHDVWETGHSSTSLSAAMGMAIARDIKKEKSYIVPIIGDGALTGGMALEALNHIGHEKKDLIVILNDNEMSIAPNVGALHNILGRLRTANKYQWAKDELENLLKKIPAVGGKLAATAERLKDSMKYFLVSGIFFEELGFTYLGPVDGHNFDALFEQFQYAKKTKGPILLHVITKKGKGYEPAENDTIGTWHGTGQYKIETGDLIKPVGAPPAWSKLVSDTVLRLAKKDDRIVAITPAMPVGSKLEKFAEELPDRMYDVGIAEQHAATLAAGLATQKMKPFLAIYSTFLQRAYDQVVHDICRQNLNVFIGIDRAGLVGADGETHQGVFDIAFLRHIPNLVLMMPKDENEGQHMVNTAIQYDDGPIAMRFPRGNGYGVPMDRELRTIPIGTWEILREGKDAAILTFGTTIPMALEAANLLQKQGLSVKVINARFIKPMDENMLHDLFSLNLPILTIEEAVLQGGFGSAVIEYAHDHGFTNTIDRMGIPDQFIEHGSVNQLLQEIGMTTEEVVKRYKLLHRKYKKGHEK; the protein is encoded by the coding sequence TTGGATCTATTATCAATAAAGGACCCTTCCTTTCTGAAAACAATGAATACGAGTCAATTAAAAGAATTAAGTAAAGAGATTCGTTCATTTTTGATAGAAAATCTGTCAAAGACAGGAGGACATATTGGTCCTAATTTAGGGGTTGTTGAATTAACAATCGCATTACACAAATGTTTTGATAGTCCGAAGGATAAATTTTTATGGGATGTTGGACATCAATCATATGTTCACAAAATCCTTACAGGACGTGCTGATCAGTTTACTACATTAAGGCAATATAAAGGATTATCTGGATTCCCGAAAATGTGTGAAAGTGAACATGACGTGTGGGAAACGGGTCATTCTTCAACATCACTATCTGCTGCAATGGGAATGGCGATTGCACGCGATATTAAAAAAGAAAAGTCCTATATTGTTCCAATTATAGGAGACGGTGCATTAACAGGTGGTATGGCATTAGAAGCATTAAATCATATTGGTCATGAAAAAAAGGACCTTATTGTGATATTGAATGATAACGAAATGTCTATTGCACCAAATGTTGGGGCCTTACACAATATTTTGGGCCGTTTACGCACTGCCAATAAATATCAATGGGCGAAAGATGAACTGGAAAATTTATTGAAGAAAATTCCAGCGGTTGGAGGGAAATTAGCAGCAACTGCTGAAAGATTAAAGGACAGCATGAAATATTTTCTTGTTTCTGGAATCTTTTTCGAGGAATTAGGATTTACTTATTTAGGTCCTGTTGATGGTCATAATTTTGATGCTTTATTTGAGCAATTTCAATACGCTAAAAAGACAAAGGGACCAATTTTACTACATGTCATTACTAAAAAAGGTAAGGGATATGAACCTGCTGAAAATGATACGATAGGTACCTGGCATGGTACCGGACAATATAAAATTGAAACCGGTGATTTAATTAAGCCAGTCGGAGCACCACCAGCATGGAGCAAATTAGTTAGTGATACAGTTCTACGTTTAGCTAAGAAGGATGATCGGATCGTTGCGATTACTCCAGCGATGCCTGTCGGATCTAAGCTTGAGAAATTTGCGGAAGAATTGCCAGATAGAATGTATGATGTAGGAATTGCAGAGCAACATGCAGCTACTTTAGCAGCTGGTTTAGCGACACAAAAAATGAAACCGTTTTTGGCAATTTATTCAACATTTTTACAAAGAGCCTATGATCAAGTGGTTCATGATATTTGTCGACAAAACCTAAACGTTTTCATCGGGATTGATCGAGCGGGTTTAGTTGGTGCTGATGGGGAAACACATCAAGGGGTTTTCGATATTGCGTTTTTAAGACATATTCCAAATCTCGTTTTAATGATGCCGAAAGACGAAAATGAAGGCCAACATATGGTTAATACAGCCATTCAATATGATGATGGTCCTATTGCTATGAGATTCCCACGTGGGAATGGTTATGGTGTACCGATGGATAGGGAACTTCGAACAATTCCTATTGGTACATGGGAAATTCTTCGTGAAGGAAAAGATGCAGCAATTCTTACATTTGGGACGACTATTCCAATGGCTCTTGAAGCTGCCAATCTTCTGCAAAAACAAGGATTATCTGTTAAAGTGATTAATGCACGCTTTATTAAACCGATGGATGAAAATATGTTACATGATTTATTTTCATTAAACTTACCGATATTAACAATCGAAGAAGCTGTACTTCAAGGCGGATTTGGAAGTGCGGTTATTGAATATGCTCATGATCATGGATTTACTAATACAATCGATCGAATGGGGATTCCTGATCAGTTCATTGAGCATGGTAGTGTAAATCAATTATTACAGGAAATTGGTATGACAACAGAAGAAGTTGTAAAAAGGTACAAGCTATTGCACCGAAAATACAAAAAAGGGCATGAAAAATGA
- a CDS encoding TlyA family RNA methyltransferase, whose product MKSKKQRLDVLLVERGLIDTREKAKRAIMAGIVYSNESRLDKPGEKVAEDIPLTVKGNVIPYVSRGGLKLEKALNVFNVTAKDKILIDIGSSTGGFTDCALQNGAKMSYALDVGYNQLAWKLRNDDRVVVMERTNFRYVTPQDLIREMPDLATIDVSFISLSLILPVLKTLLVPSSDVIALIKPQFEAGREQVGKKGIVRDKKVHEAVIEKIIKLSIQEGYNVENLSFSPITGGEGNIEFLIHLQWSGQNIDTEGTCNLTFSIKEVVEKAHSELSGRTDQ is encoded by the coding sequence ATGAAAAGTAAAAAACAACGTCTAGATGTGCTTCTCGTGGAAAGAGGTCTCATTGACACAAGGGAAAAAGCTAAGCGTGCAATTATGGCGGGTATTGTCTATTCAAATGAATCACGGTTAGATAAACCTGGTGAAAAGGTAGCAGAAGATATTCCATTAACTGTTAAAGGAAATGTCATTCCTTACGTAAGTAGGGGTGGATTAAAATTAGAAAAAGCATTAAATGTTTTTAATGTGACTGCCAAGGATAAGATTTTAATTGATATTGGTTCTTCTACGGGTGGATTTACAGATTGTGCACTTCAAAATGGTGCCAAAATGTCCTATGCACTTGATGTGGGATACAATCAATTAGCATGGAAATTAAGAAATGATGATCGGGTTGTTGTAATGGAGAGAACAAATTTTCGTTATGTAACCCCTCAAGATTTAATTAGGGAAATGCCGGATTTGGCAACTATTGATGTCTCATTTATTTCCTTATCATTAATTCTTCCAGTATTAAAAACCTTATTAGTGCCGTCAAGTGATGTAATTGCTTTAATTAAACCACAATTTGAAGCAGGAAGAGAGCAAGTGGGCAAAAAGGGAATTGTAAGAGATAAAAAAGTTCATGAAGCAGTAATAGAAAAGATTATAAAGCTCTCTATTCAAGAGGGCTATAATGTAGAGAACCTTTCATTTTCACCGATTACAGGTGGAGAAGGGAATATTGAATTTTTAATTCACTTACAATGGTCTGGGCAGAATATCGATACGGAAGGTACTTGCAATCTTACGTTCTCTATTAAAGAAGTAGTTGAAAAAGCACACAGTGAATTATCAGGAAGAACAGATCAATAA
- the ahrC gene encoding transcriptional regulator AhrC/ArgR — translation MNKGQRLIKIREIIANFDIETQDELVEHLRNGGFNVTQATISRDIKELHLVKVPLMDGRYKYSLPADQRFNPMQKLKRTLMDAFISIDSAGHLIVLKTLPGNAHALGALIDILDWDEIIGTLCGDDTCLIICRDEEKSKLISEKILDML, via the coding sequence ATGAATAAGGGACAACGATTGATAAAAATCCGAGAAATTATTGCTAATTTTGATATAGAAACGCAAGATGAATTAGTTGAACATTTAAGAAATGGCGGGTTTAATGTCACGCAGGCTACAATATCACGAGATATTAAAGAATTGCATTTAGTGAAAGTTCCGTTAATGGATGGAAGATACAAATATAGCCTACCTGCAGATCAACGTTTTAATCCAATGCAAAAATTAAAAAGAACCTTAATGGATGCATTTATAAGTATAGATTCTGCGGGCCATCTGATCGTTTTGAAAACATTACCAGGAAATGCACATGCACTTGGTGCATTGATTGATATTCTTGATTGGGATGAAATCATTGGTACACTATGTGGTGATGATACATGTTTAATTATTTGTAGAGATGAGGAGAAATCTAAGCTGATTTCAGAAAAAATATTAGACATGCTCTAA
- the recN gene encoding DNA repair protein RecN, with protein MLQELSIKNFAIIDELFLSIEKGLTVLTGETGAGKSIIIDAVHLLVGGRGSSEFVRHGEKKAEIEGLFILDDPTHPCYERAREFGIDIEEGMIILHRDLSSTGKSVCRINGKLVTISILREVGSTLIDIHGQHEHQELMNETNHLRLLDQYGSQEIEQALNNYGILYKQYEQTLSKLKSLSENEQQMAHRLDLIQFQLREIQGANLQLNEDEELMEEKRKLSNFEKLFDSLKTSYGALQGEQKGIDWVGLAMTQLEAAAEIEKDFSPILESVSNCFYILEDVARTIRNEYDSLEYSPERLNDIESRLNEINQLKRKYGGTVEDILEYSATIEEEIETIINRESHIEDLQKKLYQVQKDLFLEAKQLHDLRKIWADQLTKAIHDELKHLYMDKTIFEVRFLQSAGELKGNPNPPFRKDGLDIIEFYISTNPGEPLKPLNKVASGGELSRMMLALKTIFSKHQGITSIIFDEVDTGVSGRVAQAIAEKIYQVSEHSQVLCISHLPQVAAMADTHLFIMKETVDGRTRTLVRTLEHNEKIKEVGRMISGVEITDKTKEHAEELLQLAYAKKAT; from the coding sequence GTGTTACAGGAATTATCCATAAAAAATTTTGCCATCATTGATGAACTATTTTTATCAATTGAAAAAGGATTAACTGTTTTAACTGGTGAAACTGGTGCAGGTAAATCAATCATCATCGATGCAGTTCATTTATTAGTTGGTGGTAGAGGGTCTTCGGAATTTGTAAGACATGGAGAAAAAAAAGCTGAAATAGAGGGACTTTTTATCTTAGATGACCCAACACATCCCTGCTATGAGAGAGCAAGGGAATTTGGCATTGATATTGAAGAAGGTATGATTATTCTTCATCGGGATCTATCAAGTACTGGTAAAAGTGTATGTAGAATAAATGGAAAGCTTGTTACTATTTCAATTTTAAGAGAAGTTGGAAGTACTCTAATTGATATTCATGGTCAACATGAACATCAGGAATTAATGAATGAAACCAATCACTTACGTCTCTTAGATCAATATGGAAGTCAGGAAATTGAACAAGCACTAAATAATTATGGAATACTATATAAACAATATGAACAAACCCTTTCGAAACTAAAAAGTTTAAGTGAAAATGAACAACAAATGGCGCATCGACTCGATCTTATTCAATTTCAGCTTCGTGAAATTCAAGGGGCTAATCTTCAATTAAATGAAGATGAGGAATTAATGGAGGAGAAAAGGAAGCTTTCAAATTTTGAAAAACTGTTTGATTCATTAAAAACAAGTTATGGAGCACTCCAAGGGGAACAAAAAGGAATTGATTGGGTAGGCCTTGCGATGACTCAATTAGAAGCTGCTGCTGAAATTGAGAAGGATTTTAGTCCTATTTTAGAATCTGTGTCTAATTGTTTTTATATCTTAGAGGATGTAGCACGAACGATTCGTAACGAATATGATAGTCTCGAGTATAGTCCGGAGAGGCTTAATGATATAGAAAGTCGTCTAAATGAAATCAATCAATTAAAAAGGAAATATGGTGGGACAGTTGAAGATATTTTAGAATACAGTGCCACCATCGAAGAAGAAATTGAAACGATTATAAATAGAGAAAGTCATATTGAGGATTTACAAAAAAAACTTTACCAAGTTCAGAAGGATTTATTTCTTGAAGCAAAGCAGTTACATGATCTTAGAAAGATATGGGCAGATCAATTAACTAAGGCAATCCATGATGAATTAAAACATTTATACATGGATAAAACTATCTTTGAAGTTAGATTCCTTCAATCTGCTGGCGAACTTAAAGGAAACCCAAATCCACCGTTTCGTAAGGATGGATTAGATATTATTGAATTTTATATTTCGACAAACCCAGGGGAACCGTTGAAACCTTTAAATAAAGTGGCTTCAGGTGGGGAATTATCAAGAATGATGCTTGCCTTAAAAACAATCTTTTCGAAACACCAAGGAATTACTTCTATTATTTTTGATGAAGTCGACACGGGTGTTAGCGGTAGGGTTGCTCAAGCTATAGCTGAGAAGATTTACCAAGTATCCGAACACTCACAAGTATTATGTATATCCCATCTTCCACAAGTAGCTGCCATGGCTGATACTCATTTATTTATTATGAAGGAAACGGTTGACGGACGTACAAGAACATTGGTTAGAACCCTCGAACATAATGAAAAGATAAAGGAAGTAGGCCGTATGATTTCTGGAGTTGAAATTACGGATAAAACAAAGGAACATGCAGAAGAATTATTACAATTGGCTTATGCAAAGAAGGCAACTTGA
- the spoIVB gene encoding SpoIVB peptidase, translated as MKFELLRKILGGFLLVSLCIFSFSIPFQDYLSIPTHVTLFEGDQLSFPKTAKVSAKVRHDGESVNVFSEKKSLTVKGNTTGEDEIFFEFAGIPIKKVDINVIKDFKVIPGGHSIGVKLNTLGVLVVGHHLVETKSGKVSPGERAGIKVGDIITEINDEKIETMSDVAPMVKKAGEEGKSLKITIQREQEIIKTSLNPEKDQSEQSYKLGLYIRDSAAGIGTMTFIDPKTKKYGALGHVISDMDTKKAIVVDDGQILKSTVTSIEKGSDGKPGEKLARFSSDHEVIGDIKRNSPFGIFGTLDKTLSNEKYDKPMPIALSNQVKEGPAKILTVVEGNKVEEYDIEIVNTIPQKFPATKGMIIKITDPKLLKKTGGIVQGMSGSPIIQKGKLVGAVTHVFVNDPTSGYGVHIEWMLREAGIDIYKKQHEKAS; from the coding sequence TTGAAATTTGAACTTCTTAGAAAAATATTAGGTGGATTTCTCCTTGTTTCACTTTGTATATTTAGTTTTTCTATACCATTCCAAGATTATTTAAGCATTCCAACCCATGTAACATTGTTTGAAGGTGATCAGCTAAGTTTTCCTAAAACAGCAAAAGTTTCCGCTAAAGTTAGGCATGATGGTGAAAGTGTAAACGTTTTTTCGGAAAAGAAGTCATTAACTGTTAAAGGGAATACTACAGGAGAAGATGAAATCTTCTTTGAATTTGCGGGAATACCTATTAAAAAAGTTGACATTAATGTCATTAAAGATTTTAAGGTGATTCCGGGTGGACATTCAATAGGAGTAAAATTAAATACTTTAGGGGTTTTAGTAGTCGGTCATCATCTTGTAGAAACAAAATCTGGTAAAGTTTCACCTGGAGAAAGGGCTGGAATCAAAGTAGGAGATATTATAACTGAAATAAATGATGAAAAAATAGAAACAATGTCAGATGTGGCACCTATGGTGAAGAAGGCTGGAGAAGAGGGGAAATCATTAAAAATTACTATCCAGCGCGAGCAGGAAATTATAAAAACCTCATTAAATCCTGAAAAAGATCAATCAGAACAAAGCTATAAGCTTGGGTTATATATTCGAGACTCAGCTGCAGGAATTGGTACAATGACCTTTATTGATCCAAAGACAAAAAAATATGGTGCACTTGGTCACGTGATTTCAGATATGGATACGAAAAAAGCAATTGTTGTTGATGATGGACAAATTTTAAAATCCACAGTTACTTCAATAGAAAAAGGAAGTGATGGGAAGCCTGGTGAGAAGTTAGCACGATTTTCTTCCGATCATGAAGTAATTGGAGATATAAAGCGAAATAGCCCATTTGGGATATTCGGTACGTTAGATAAAACTTTATCAAATGAAAAATATGATAAACCGATGCCCATTGCTTTATCCAACCAAGTAAAAGAAGGACCGGCTAAAATACTAACTGTTGTCGAAGGGAATAAAGTGGAGGAATATGATATAGAAATAGTTAATACAATCCCACAAAAGTTTCCTGCAACTAAGGGAATGATTATCAAAATAACTGATCCAAAGCTTCTTAAAAAGACTGGTGGTATTGTCCAAGGCATGAGTGGGAGTCCAATTATTCAAAAGGGAAAATTGGTTGGAGCTGTCACACATGTATTTGTAAATGATCCTACTTCGGGATATGGTGTTCATATTGAGTGGATGCTTCGCGAAGCAGGGATAGATATTTATAAAAAACAACATGAAAAAGCAAGCTGA
- the spo0A gene encoding sporulation transcription factor Spo0A — MNKIKVFIVDDNRELVGLLEEFISSQEDMEISGVAYNGQECLELLQDAKPDVLILDIIMPHLDGLGVLQQLRENGEMPNVIMLTAFGQEDVTKKAVELGASYFILKPFDMNNLASQIRQVSGKTSPIIKKTSHPSIRTEQKPKNLDASITSIIHEIGVPAHIKGYLYLREAISMVYNDIELLGSITKVLYPDIAKKYNTTASRVERAIRHAIEVAWSRGNIDSISSLFGYTVSMSKAKPTNSEFIAMVADKLRLEHKAS, encoded by the coding sequence GTGAACAAAATTAAAGTTTTTATTGTAGATGATAATCGTGAACTAGTCGGATTATTAGAGGAATTCATTTCATCCCAAGAGGACATGGAAATAAGTGGTGTTGCTTATAATGGTCAGGAGTGCTTAGAACTATTGCAAGATGCTAAGCCTGATGTTCTAATTCTCGATATTATTATGCCGCATTTGGATGGATTAGGGGTATTACAACAGTTACGGGAAAATGGTGAGATGCCAAATGTCATTATGCTAACTGCATTTGGTCAGGAAGATGTTACAAAAAAAGCAGTTGAATTAGGTGCGTCTTATTTTATTCTTAAGCCATTTGATATGAACAATTTGGCTAGTCAGATTAGGCAAGTTAGTGGAAAGACTAGTCCAATAATTAAGAAAACAAGTCATCCTTCTATAAGGACTGAGCAAAAGCCTAAAAATTTAGATGCAAGCATAACTAGTATCATACATGAAATTGGAGTCCCTGCACATATTAAAGGGTATTTATATTTACGAGAAGCCATTTCAATGGTATATAATGATATTGAATTATTAGGTTCTATTACAAAGGTATTGTATCCTGATATTGCCAAAAAATATAATACCACTGCAAGCCGTGTAGAAAGAGCCATTCGCCATGCAATTGAAGTGGCCTGGAGCCGTGGAAATATTGACTCTATCTCCTCCTTATTTGGTTACACTGTCAGTATGTCAAAAGCAAAGCCAACGAACTCAGAATTCATTGCAATGGTTGCAGATAAATTGCGTTTGGAACATAAGGCATCATAA
- a CDS encoding glycerophosphodiester phosphodiesterase: MTLIFAHRGSAGTHPENTMESFIAAEKCGADGIELDVHLSKEGEIVVIHDETVDRTTNGKGFVQDFFLSDLKSLNASYKFKTFQSFIRVPRIPTLREVFDWMKGNQLQCNIELKNGKIMYPFLEEKVIDLIREYQYEERIIISSFNHYSLVHCYQLAPDIETAPLYSEGLYMPWIYARAIHAKGMHPNMKAAPDMIIRGAIEDGIAVRPYTVNKKEDMERLIAIECSAIITDYPEKAKKIKKQMMKT, from the coding sequence ATGACTTTAATTTTTGCCCATCGTGGTTCAGCGGGGACACACCCTGAAAATACGATGGAATCGTTTATTGCAGCGGAGAAATGTGGGGCAGATGGAATTGAATTGGATGTACATTTGTCCAAAGAGGGAGAAATTGTTGTTATTCATGATGAAACAGTGGATCGAACAACGAATGGAAAAGGATTTGTACAAGATTTTTTTCTAAGTGATTTAAAATCCTTGAATGCAAGTTATAAATTTAAGACCTTTCAATCTTTTATTCGAGTACCTAGAATTCCTACGTTAAGAGAAGTATTTGATTGGATGAAAGGAAATCAACTTCAATGTAATATTGAATTGAAAAATGGGAAAATTATGTATCCGTTTCTTGAAGAAAAAGTAATTGATTTGATTCGGGAATATCAATATGAGGAGCGAATCATAATATCGTCTTTTAATCATTACTCACTTGTGCACTGTTATCAATTGGCTCCGGATATAGAAACAGCACCTTTGTACTCTGAAGGCCTTTATATGCCTTGGATTTATGCACGTGCCATCCATGCAAAGGGGATGCATCCAAATATGAAGGCTGCTCCAGATATGATTATTCGAGGAGCTATTGAAGATGGTATTGCTGTAAGACCATATACAGTTAATAAAAAAGAAGATATGGAGCGATTAATTGCCATTGAGTGTTCAGCAATTATAACGGATTACCCAGAAAAAGCAAAAAAAATAAAAAAACAAATGATGAAAACCTAA
- a CDS encoding IS3 family transposase (programmed frameshift): MSKIYFNEHQRQLLEANPNVASVSDRAIQYTPEFKIKAVNENLAGKGPTQIFIENGFDLEMIGPKKAKSALKRWRNTFNQYGENGFLEERRGKGSTGRPTTSELSADKKLEKAEARIRYLEAEIELPKKARGTRKEGEETQVAPHEKYAVINEVIRKYQLINSVSELCTVAHVSRSGYYAWLRNTEKHAIRENNDYEDYLFLKCIYDAFKGKVGYRGLYMKVCELLENPMNPKKIRRLMRKYNFFAKVRRANPYKNIAKATQEHKTLPNRLNREFTQDEPEKVFLTDITYLKYRGKTAYLSCVKDVATREIVAYELSQTLKMSIVYNTLAKLEEKLGNNIHPEAMIHSDQGFHYTHPEFQKRVKQMNLKQSMSRRGNCIDNAPMESFFGHMKDEMDYKEVHTFEELKQLVNQYMIFYNASRRQWNLKKMTPAEYRSHLIAA, translated from the exons ATGAGTAAAATCTATTTTAATGAACATCAACGTCAACTATTAGAAGCCAATCCCAATGTTGCTTCAGTATCTGACCGAGCGATTCAATATACACCTGAATTTAAAATTAAAGCAGTAAATGAGAACTTAGCTGGGAAAGGACCTACTCAAATCTTTATAGAAAATGGGTTTGATCTTGAAATGATTGGCCCTAAAAAAGCTAAATCAGCTTTGAAGCGTTGGAGAAATACTTTTAATCAATATGGAGAAAATGGTTTTTTGGAAGAACGTAGAGGAAAAGGAAGTACGGGAAGACCAACAACTAGTGAGTTATCCGCTGATAAGAAGCTAGAAAAAGCAGAGGCTCGTATTCGTTATCTCGAAGCTGAAATTGAATTAC CTAAAAAAGCTAGAGGAACTCGAAAGGAAGGCGAAGAAACACAAGTAGCTCCACATGAAAAATACGCAGTCATCAATGAAGTAATTCGTAAATATCAACTAATCAATAGTGTCTCTGAGCTATGTACTGTCGCACATGTTAGTCGCAGTGGTTATTATGCATGGCTGCGGAATACTGAAAAACATGCCATTCGAGAGAACAATGATTATGAGGATTATCTCTTTTTAAAGTGCATCTATGATGCATTCAAAGGGAAAGTTGGCTATCGTGGACTTTATATGAAAGTATGTGAATTACTTGAAAACCCAATGAACCCAAAGAAAATACGCCGTCTAATGCGCAAGTATAATTTCTTTGCGAAAGTGCGACGTGCAAACCCATATAAAAATATTGCAAAAGCTACTCAAGAACATAAGACATTACCAAATAGATTAAACCGTGAATTTACACAAGACGAGCCGGAAAAAGTATTTTTAACTGACATTACCTATTTAAAGTATCGAGGAAAAACAGCCTATCTATCCTGTGTTAAGGATGTCGCTACACGTGAAATAGTGGCATATGAATTATCACAAACATTGAAAATGTCGATTGTTTACAATACTCTAGCAAAATTAGAAGAGAAATTAGGGAATAATATACATCCAGAAGCCATGATACACTCTGATCAAGGTTTCCATTACACGCATCCAGAATTTCAAAAAAGGGTGAAACAGATGAATTTGAAACAATCTATGTCACGTAGAGGGAACTGTATCGATAATGCACCAATGGAATCCTTCTTTGGACATATGAAAGATGAAATGGACTATAAAGAAGTTCATACATTTGAAGAACTAAAACAATTAGTTAATCAATATATGATTTTCTATAATGCATCAAGAAGACAATGGAATTTAAAAAAGATGACTCCGGCAGAATACCGAAGTCATCTAATCGCTGCTTAA
- a CDS encoding DUF2627 domain-containing protein: protein MIRLFALIIMVIPGIIAAIGIKLMRDMLFGILQAPFPYLWIQFLIGFIFFLGGLGFIAGFVFYRDRKRNKVQKRFVKKSK, encoded by the coding sequence ATGATTCGTTTATTTGCATTAATTATTATGGTGATCCCAGGAATTATTGCCGCAATTGGTATTAAGTTAATGAGAGATATGTTATTCGGAATTCTTCAAGCGCCTTTTCCATATCTTTGGATACAATTTTTAATCGGCTTTATATTTTTTCTTGGTGGTTTAGGATTTATTGCAGGATTTGTATTTTATCGTGATCGTAAAAGAAATAAAGTTCAAAAAAGATTCGTCAAAAAGTCTAAATAA